From the genome of Desulfonatronum thiosulfatophilum:
GATCCCGGGGCGTTCATGGATCGTTCCGTGCTCGAAGGCGATCCCCATGCCGTACTGGAAGGGCTGCTCATCGCGGGGTACGCCATCGGCGCCGGCCATGGGTACGTCTACTGCCGGGCCGAATATCCTTTGGCCCTGGAACGCCTGCGAACCGCCATCGAGCAGATGCGCGCCAAAGGCTTTCTCGGCCGGGACATTCTCGGTTCCGGCTTCGACTTCGACATCACCATCAAGATGGGCGCCGGCGCCTTTGTCTGCGGCGAGGAGACCTCGCTGATGCAGAGCATCGAGGGCAAGCGGGGCATGCCGCGCTCGCGACCGCCCTTCCCGGCCGTGTCCGGAATGTTCGGCAAGCCCACGAACATCAACAACGTCGAAACCCTGGCGGCCGTGTCGGCGATCATGGAAAAAGGCGGCGCTTGGTATGCCGGAATCGGGACGGAAAAAAGCAAGGGCACCAAGACCTTTTCCCTGGCCGGCAAGATCACCCGTACCGGATTGATCGAAGTGCCCATGGGCATCAGCCTGCGCACGATCATCGAGGATATCGGCGGCGGCGTGCTGGACGGCAAGGCCTTCAAGGCCGTGCAGACCGGCGGCCCTTCCGGCGGGTGCGTGCCGGCCAAACACTACGACCTGCCGGTCGACTATGAACACTTGGCCCAGGTCGGTTCAATCATGGGGTCCGGCGGCATGATCGTCATCGACGAGGAATCCTGCATGGTGGATGTGGCCAAGTACTTCCTGGGCTTCACCGAAAACGAGTCCTGCGGCAAATGCGTGCCCTGCCGCATGGGCACCCAGCATCTGCTGCGCCTGCTCACGACCATCACCGAGGGTCAGGGCAGCGTTGAAGATCTGGAAACGATCCGCGGGATCGGGGACACCATGAAAAAGGCCTCGCTCTGCGGCCTGGGCCAGACCGCGCCCAACCCGGCCCTGACCACCCTGGATTCCTTCATGGACGAGTACCTGGCGCACATCCGGGACCACAAGTGCCCGGCCGGGGTCTGCAAGGCCCTGATCAGCTTTTCCATTGATCCCCAGGCCTGCACCGGATGCATGGCCTGCGCCAGGGTCTGCCCGGTGGAAGCGATTTCCGGAATCAAAAAACAGCCGC
Proteins encoded in this window:
- the nuoF gene encoding NADH-quinone oxidoreductase subunit NuoF, which encodes MSFSNIQEQARQVWDQFNRPQGLRVLIGAATCGRAAGATEVVQAFREECASVPELQDVEIREVGCLGMCHAEPLVEIQGPDGTQVLYQGVLAHMVPDLVRDHLLEGRLASKLALCRMEGKSQDGEDEEMPCFADLPMIRHQLRIVLRNCGLIDPSNIDHYIAQGGYSGFARAIGMGSDAVIEEIKLSGIRGRGGAGFPTGLKWSFARKAQGNVKYVICNADEGDPGAFMDRSVLEGDPHAVLEGLLIAGYAIGAGHGYVYCRAEYPLALERLRTAIEQMRAKGFLGRDILGSGFDFDITIKMGAGAFVCGEETSLMQSIEGKRGMPRSRPPFPAVSGMFGKPTNINNVETLAAVSAIMEKGGAWYAGIGTEKSKGTKTFSLAGKITRTGLIEVPMGISLRTIIEDIGGGVLDGKAFKAVQTGGPSGGCVPAKHYDLPVDYEHLAQVGSIMGSGGMIVIDEESCMVDVAKYFLGFTENESCGKCVPCRMGTQHLLRLLTTITEGQGSVEDLETIRGIGDTMKKASLCGLGQTAPNPALTTLDSFMDEYLAHIRDHKCPAGVCKALISFSIDPQACTGCMACARVCPVEAISGIKKQPHHVDQQICIRCGACRQACKFGAVAVE